One window of Pelobates fuscus isolate aPelFus1 chromosome 9, aPelFus1.pri, whole genome shotgun sequence genomic DNA carries:
- the TIMM17B gene encoding mitochondrial import inner membrane translocase subunit Tim17-B — protein MEEYVREPCPWRIVDDCGGAFTMGLIGGGVFQAIKGFRNAPVGINYRLRGSMNAVRIRAPQIGGSFAVWGGLFSTIDCGLVRIRGKEDPWNSITSGALTGAVLASRSGPLAMAGSALMGGVLLALIEGVGILLTRYTAQQFQNPSPFGEDPSYVPQ, from the exons ATGGAGGAATACGTCCGCGAGCCATG CCCGTGGAGGATTGTCGATGACTGTGGTGGGGCTTTCACAATGGGGCTCATTGGAGGGGGTGTCTTTCAAGCAATTAAAGGATTCAGGAATGCCCCTGTg GGAATCAATTACCGTCTCAGAGGAAGTATGAACGCAGTGAGGATCCGTGCTCCGCAGATTGGGG GTAGCTTTGCAGTTTGGGGCGGTTTATTCTCGACAATTGACTGCGGTTTAGTGCGAATACGAGGGAAGGAGGATCCATGGAATTCTATCACTAGCGGAGCATTGACTGGCGCCGTGCTGGCTTCTCGTA GTGGTCCCCTTGCCATGGCGGGTTCTGCACTAATGGGTGGTGTTCTATTGGCTCTCATTGAAGGAGTTGGAATTCTGCTCACCCGTTACACAGCACAGCAGTTTCAAAACC CCAGCCCTTTTGGAGAGGATCCAAGCTACGTACCACAGTGA